ACCTAAAAGTCagaaatatagacgtcaggttgGAAGGGCCGACGTCTAAACTTCTATAGACGTCGGAGATCGACCTAACAAACGCCTATATTTGCCAACTTATTTACAGAAATGCCActggtcatcaatatacgtcgtgcTTATCCTTAATTGACGTCTAAcgtgtgacgttaaacaacgtttttgcactagctAGAGAATCTTGATGGTAAAATATCTCACAAGAACTACTACAAACCAAGGTTAAGAGTAAGTGTTAATTAGTATGTAACGTGTCGAGAATGGGTCGTAATTAGGGTTTTGTTAATCTTAGGCCTATCTCCAAAACCATAAATAAAGATCGAAGGTAAGAGCTAGGTGATTGcatttattgtaaatttgagacTTTACTCTTACTACCGTCCAGGTTAATTACTGACTTAAGTATCAGAATGCTTTTGGCAGGTACCCTCGAGCGTTTTGGAGCATTAACAAGAAAGGACTTTGACAAAATATGATCATAGTTACCCGAACAAGCAAGGAGAAAAGTGTGGAAGTGTGTTCTGTGAAGTTACTTGACCCTACACCTGAAACATTTCTTATTTCCTCACTTGTTTaccttactttattttttttcttccccgGTCTATTATAATCTCAATCATCGTTTTTCAATACTTAAAAAATCAagtatcttaaaataataatattcctaattaagtttaaaaaataactttttaagaCTTTGCTCTTACTAACGTTCAGGTTAATTACTGACTTAAGCATCGAAGTGTCTTTGACAAATACTCTCGAACGTTTTAGAACATTAACAAGAAAGGACTTTGGCCAAAGATGAACAAAGTTACCCGAGCAAACAAAGAGGAAAGCGTGAAAGTGTGTTCTACAGAGTTACTCGACCCTACACCCGAaacatttcttattttctcaccttactttatttttttcttctccaatcTATTATAATCCcgtttttcaatatttaaaaattaaaatatattaaaatgataatattcctaattaagtttaaaaattaactttttctaattctaacattttttttatcatctcaaaatatttttttatgataaaatcttctctttttactagttcttataaaaagttcagttatatttataataattttatttagtttaattttatttttcatttgtttaaaataatttaattattcacGTTACATTtgtattacaatatatatatatatatatatatatatatatatatatatatatatatatatatatatatatatatatataatcgttTAGCTTAAAAATAcctaattttaacaaaaattgtaataaaaataatttaattggatcatttgaaaataagtaaaataacaaattgaactaaataaaaattataaatttaattgaacattttataaaaatttgaggataaaaaaaattaacctatTTTTTACATAGAAAATATTCTTTAGACGTTAATCCAACTATTATGctaatctttaattaatatcaaatgaGAAAAAAGGACGcgtgaaattaatttttttaggtcTGCATGTTTTACTTTGAAAATAGTTTGttacaaaattttcaacttaaaggcaattttttttaattaaacttagtCACACATAACTCAAGTAACAAATTCAATtgtattagtaaaaaaaattaacatttgcTAAAAATCAATCGAAATTGAGAGAAATAAAATCAGATTTGTAGTGTATGATTGTCCGATTAATCATGAGACTGAGtggttaaaataacttttaataaaaaaaacaattaataaatctATGGGTTGAACtgcaataaaattaacaaataataataattatgttaattattaaaTCAAGTTAATAATAGATGCGCCGTAATTAGATCTAATTCGAATCTCAtttcaaaagtttataaatagacgTTTGATATTTAGGTAATTGGTTATTTTTGACTACGCATTAAAATATTGGAACAAACTAACTTTAAAAGAGTACTTTCTACATGTAATAATGGATTGGACCGAAGGTAGAAAGAGACTTAAAAATCAAACTGTATCCTAAGCTTGGAGTATGTAGATAAGAAggattatatttcttaaatattattgattttaactAAACATAGCGGCTAAGTATATTTGGAGTTCAGTTTTTATTGATTACTGTATCTAACATATTTTACATTTGgtttaataccgcttttggtccctagtttgggaggtttcgttcaatatggtcctatcttttttttagtaacaattgatcccactttttgaaaaaactgttcaattgactcttTTTTGGtttcgacgtcaattttctaatggTGCTGGTTACGAcatcaataagttctttcatgcattcacctatccaaatgttattttaacagtcctgacataatgttatgttaaaaatcatgtcatcatcgtatacaataaggactataataaacaatttaaacttgaatatgagaccactatgaacaaaaaggactcaattgaacagttttttcaaaaggtgggatcaattgttatggaaaaaaaaggtaggaccatattgaacagactctcccaaactagggaccaaaaacggtattaagcctttacatttttcagttttattaaaaacaaaattcatctcaaatttcaatttatttaaactgtgtaataaattatttatttttattttaatgaagttGAACTCAAACTAATTCCTTAACTGAAATTTAATCATgtcaatatgaaaaaaaaatgattatatgaaaattaaacataatttgtttattatatgaaatgacACGATCGATTGTGTAGGTATTTAAGCTAGCGTAGGTTGGTATCAAAAATTGTTATTTGAGTTTTCTCATTGGTAGTTATGTGGATAACTTTATTAATACAGGGTTTCTTATAATATTGCCgaacaaaattgttgttaattattttaatgttgcggtgtcaatacaaaattttatgttgATTAGTTTTGTGGTGTTCATacctaacaatttttttaatgattattagtTGAAGAAAGATGAAGAATGATGAAGCCAGAGCACCATCAATGGTTGGAAATCTGAAAGTTCAAACCTCAAGAAGAAGTAATATAGGTTCGAATTGGATAGTTGCGAATTTTCTTTCTCTGATTTTGGCATGTACATGCATATTGTTTgtatctagttttttttttttttttttttgactaTTTAAATCTGCTCTTGTCACAAGTATATaaactgaaacaaaaaaaattgcattcaaatgtgtaataaaatatgctttttttcttcaaacgaCATGATATCCTGCTAAAAAAATGctgtttaaaaaattgtaattgtaaCTACAGCAAACAGGTAATGTGCAACTTGTCGTGTGGAGGCTTCACCACTTCGTCTGCGTTCAGTGTTCCAACAAGGCAACAACTCAAACGTTGTCAACTGTTTGTTGAGGTTTCATCAGCTTCCTACAATCAATATACTCGACCTATCTCTCTCCGCTTCTCTGTTAATTCATAATGGGTTTGGAGTTGTTCTTTTGGCTTATCATTTGTTTCCCTTTCCACATCGCCTTTTTAGCCTCAACGTTCTACCAGGTATTCATctaacttttccttttctttccatttcaaacttttttctttGCCTGAGCTCCGTTATTTAATTCCAATGTGATTGAACTGTAAGAGAGGATTCGCGTTCAGATTGATTTTTAGCTTCGATGAATCTAAAcatgttctttatttcttttttgggTTGAAGGTTTTGATGCTGACTGACTTAGAAGCCGATTTTATCAACCCATATGATGCTTCATCAAGGATTAATTACTTCATCGTTCCTGAGTTTATTGGGCAGGGATTGTTGTGCGCTTTCTGCCTTTTAACAGGTCACTGGATCATGTTTTTGATGACGGTTCCTGTTACATGCTACCATGTGATGCTGTAAGTACTAAATTTTATACAAAAGGTGAACAATGTGCTGCTCAAGTTACATCAAAGCATTACATGATTTCTCcccttttcaaattttgattccCCTTTCTTAGAAATTTGTTAAAGCGGATTTTTTGGTGGGGGTAGTCTAAGATGAATGTTTTTCTTGCTGTGAGAATCTTCCACCTAATAGCCTATTCTTCTACTTTGTTTTGGGGGCAGAAAGGGGGTGGGAAACTAACGATAGCTAAAATTTGAAGGTTTGAGGCTTAGATGCattcataaataataagtaACTGATTAAAAGAAATTCCGTGTCACTAAAGGAGTCCTctctgtttgtttgtttttcattgCTCGTGATCTAAAGAAAGTTATATGCAACAATTTTTCATATAAGAATATGGATCAACTTACTTTATTTTCCTATATTGctatataattgatattaaagaattgtaaaatttaaaaacatggCAGCAGTTATTCAAGCCAA
The sequence above is drawn from the Vigna radiata var. radiata cultivar VC1973A chromosome 3, Vradiata_ver6, whole genome shotgun sequence genome and encodes:
- the LOC106757202 gene encoding protein cornichon homolog 1 isoform X1 → MGLELFFWLIICFPFHIAFLASTFYQVLMLTDLEADFINPYDASSRINYFIVPEFIGQGLLCAFCLLTGHWIMFLMTVPVTCYHVMLYMKQQHLIDVTEVFRALNSEKKFRLAKLAYYLTIIIITVFRLVLMLVYYLDSEDE
- the LOC106757202 gene encoding protein cornichon homolog 1 isoform X2 → MGLELFFWLIICFPFHIAFLASTFYQVLMLTDLEADFINPYDASSRINYFIVPEFIGQGLLCAFCLLTGHWIMFLMTVPVTCYHVMLYMKQQHLIDVTEVFRALNSEKKFRLAKLAYYLTIIIITVFSCHHKAELQLAVDA